One Nostoc punctiforme PCC 73102 DNA window includes the following coding sequences:
- a CDS encoding sensor histidine kinase → MIFKLYKSWLETNSQKYPAMDKNHYSFKDRSRNFILLSILVILSINISVTAIISYNIVKGLLLNSLKQQALLKTQQGQNDIDNWLAIRKTEIKTLANSAVVRSLDWPMIEPYLQSEVKRLETFLLMAVSIPDATLMNTQGDRLNVKDREFFKRSMVGETVAADPIIGRTTNQLQIQISSPIPAETGTKPAGVLMGGIPINRVVEVINNLRQGKGSYAFALNSQGIPIAHPDTELIGTPEQAAHSFLNSPSPRLAEITQKMVARRTNIELAQLDGKWSYIAYTPLREANWSVALVVPQENIESPLQALNLLATVLGGLLVVGLVGGWRQVQLYEQIRDRALISSQQAQQLSKTLKELQNTQAQLIHTEKMSSLGQLVAGVAHEINNPANFIHANLNHASVYSQDILDLLKLYQQTYPNPTPEISDRIQDLDIEFLAEDLPKLMASMQVGTKRIRQIVLSLRNFSRLDEADMKFVDINEGLDNTLMILNHRLTATPNQPEIQIVKKYGDLPLVECYAGQLNQVFMNVLVNAIDAVEESLVKNQGQICIRTELTNEKQVIIQISDNGIGMSEEIKQRVFDYMFTTKPVGKGIGLGMAIAYQIVVDKHAGTIEVDSTPGCGTDFTIRIPLKSKSSIH, encoded by the coding sequence AATTTTGGTGATTTTGTCCATTAATATTAGCGTCACCGCTATCATTAGTTACAACATTGTGAAAGGGTTGTTGCTCAATAGTCTCAAGCAGCAAGCACTGTTAAAAACACAACAAGGTCAAAATGATATTGATAATTGGTTAGCCATTCGGAAGACAGAAATTAAAACTCTGGCAAATTCTGCTGTAGTGCGATCGCTAGATTGGCCGATGATAGAACCTTACTTGCAATCTGAGGTGAAGCGGCTAGAAACGTTTTTGCTCATGGCGGTGAGCATACCAGATGCTACATTAATGAATACTCAAGGCGATCGGCTCAATGTTAAAGATCGAGAATTTTTTAAGAGGAGTATGGTTGGTGAAACGGTAGCTGCCGATCCAATTATTGGACGCACAACCAATCAGTTACAGATTCAGATTAGTTCGCCGATTCCTGCCGAAACAGGCACAAAGCCAGCAGGTGTATTAATGGGAGGAATTCCGATTAACCGAGTAGTTGAGGTCATCAACAATTTACGTCAAGGCAAGGGCAGCTATGCCTTTGCGCTAAATTCTCAAGGAATTCCCATCGCCCATCCCGATACTGAACTAATTGGTACACCGGAACAAGCCGCCCATAGTTTTCTCAATTCACCCAGTCCCAGGCTAGCTGAAATTACTCAAAAGATGGTGGCTAGACGCACAAATATTGAATTGGCTCAACTGGATGGCAAGTGGAGCTATATTGCTTATACTCCCCTGAGAGAAGCAAATTGGTCGGTAGCTTTAGTTGTGCCGCAAGAAAATATTGAATCGCCATTGCAGGCATTGAACCTATTGGCTACGGTTCTGGGAGGATTGCTAGTGGTTGGATTGGTCGGTGGATGGCGACAGGTGCAACTATACGAACAGATTCGCGATCGCGCCTTGATTTCTAGCCAGCAAGCGCAACAACTCAGCAAAACCTTGAAAGAATTGCAAAATACCCAAGCTCAACTCATCCACACCGAAAAAATGTCTAGCCTGGGACAACTAGTGGCTGGAGTGGCACATGAAATCAATAATCCCGCCAATTTTATCCATGCCAATCTCAACCATGCAAGCGTTTACAGCCAAGACATCCTCGATTTGCTCAAGCTTTATCAACAAACCTATCCAAATCCTACGCCCGAAATTAGCGATCGCATCCAAGACCTTGATATTGAGTTTCTGGCAGAAGATTTACCCAAGCTAATGGCATCGATGCAAGTGGGAACCAAGCGCATTCGTCAAATTGTGCTGTCGCTGCGTAATTTCTCGCGCCTTGATGAAGCAGACATGAAATTTGTGGATATTAATGAAGGATTAGACAACACTCTGATGATTCTAAATCATCGCTTGACAGCCACGCCTAATCAACCAGAAATCCAGATCGTTAAGAAGTACGGTGATTTACCCCTAGTAGAATGCTATGCAGGGCAACTCAATCAGGTGTTTATGAATGTTCTAGTGAATGCGATTGATGCCGTAGAAGAGTCATTAGTAAAGAATCAAGGACAAATTTGCATTCGTACTGAACTCACTAATGAAAAACAAGTGATTATTCAGATTTCCGATAATGGTATTGGGATGTCAGAAGAGATAAAGCAACGAGTATTTGACTATATGTTCACTACTAAACCTGTGGGTAAAGGAATCGGATTAGGGATGGCGATCGCTTATCAAATTGTTGTGGACAAACATGCAGGAACTATTGAAGTTGATTCAACCCCAGGATGTGGAACAGACTTTACCATCCGTATTCCTTTAAAAAGTAAAAGCTCAATACATTGA
- a CDS encoding Uma2 family endonuclease has translation MLLKLQQIIVKPGQQMLLKDISWQQLENILEEMGERRAARISYSHGWLEIMVPLPEHEKDKELIGDLVKILLEILQIDFEPFGSTTLKNERMRQAVEPDTSFYIQNQAAVIGKNRIDLTIDPPPDLAIEIDITSRTRFKNYEILGVPELWRHTQQGLEIFLLKEGKYIKSESSPNFPDIPIVELVNKYVQQCLTIGRSQAMRNFRDWVKNNL, from the coding sequence ATGCTTTTAAAATTGCAACAAATTATTGTTAAACCTGGTCAACAAATGTTGCTAAAAGATATTAGTTGGCAGCAGTTAGAAAATATTTTAGAAGAAATGGGAGAGAGGCGTGCTGCACGTATTTCTTATAGTCATGGTTGGTTAGAAATTATGGTTCCCCTACCAGAACACGAAAAAGATAAAGAACTTATTGGTGATTTAGTCAAAATTTTGTTAGAAATACTCCAAATTGATTTTGAACCTTTTGGTTCCACAACACTTAAAAATGAGCGAATGCGGCAAGCAGTAGAACCAGATACCAGTTTTTATATTCAAAATCAAGCTGCTGTAATTGGGAAAAATCGCATTGATTTAACTATAGACCCACCACCAGATTTAGCAATCGAAATTGATATTACTTCTCGAACTAGATTTAAAAATTATGAAATTTTGGGAGTTCCTGAACTTTGGCGACATACACAACAAGGTTTAGAAATTTTCTTGCTCAAAGAAGGGAAATATATAAAATCAGAATCTAGTCCTAATTTTCCTGATATCCCAATTGTTGAATTAGTGAATAAATATGTTCAGCAGTGTTTAACAATTGGCAGAAGTCAAGCTATGCGTAATTTTCGAGATTGGGTAAAGAATAATTTATAA